One window from the genome of Spirosoma rhododendri encodes:
- a CDS encoding FlgD immunoglobulin-like domain containing protein, translating into MAVFPFARPDLAILPGSLRLTGNRGDSLTARSDSVVLAGIIANYGRTTNIPLSVRIRRYTAAGQLIREQRFTRPAPLYADTLRWVLPNEKTTTGPAYFELLLDPDDRITESSKANNRAEISSAGPASGLPFTPDQIAPILDVSFDGLHITDGDIVSPQPRVDVLLRDDNTRLLRTDTTNLELYLQRPCTSASCPYERLSLRGSTVSWTAAGADNAFQLHYQPPTPLPDGLYTFEVRGSDLSGNQAAPYQIHFTVQTQPEPRAATAYPNPFGRQTRISLLLSGQTPPSTATLRIQDLTGRTVRTLTVAGRIGLNEWVWDGADAHGTRLPVGSYIFRIDATDSPTLAVPLTGRLILQP; encoded by the coding sequence GTGGCCGTTTTTCCGTTTGCCCGGCCCGACCTGGCGATCCTGCCCGGCAGCCTGCGCCTGACCGGCAACCGGGGCGATTCGCTGACCGCGCGCTCCGACTCAGTAGTGCTAGCGGGTATCATAGCCAATTACGGCCGCACGACAAACATACCCCTGTCCGTGCGTATCCGGCGGTATACAGCAGCGGGGCAACTTATTCGGGAACAACGCTTTACCCGCCCGGCTCCGCTTTACGCCGATACCCTGCGCTGGGTGCTGCCAAATGAAAAAACCACCACTGGCCCCGCTTATTTCGAGCTTCTACTCGACCCCGACGACCGCATAACGGAGTCATCGAAAGCAAACAATCGGGCGGAGATCAGTTCTGCTGGCCCGGCGAGTGGTTTACCGTTCACCCCCGATCAGATCGCCCCTATTCTCGACGTTTCGTTCGACGGACTCCACATCACCGACGGCGATATCGTTTCGCCACAGCCCCGCGTCGATGTGCTGCTTCGGGACGATAACACCCGCCTGCTCCGCACCGACACAACCAATCTGGAGCTGTACCTGCAACGCCCCTGTACATCGGCGAGCTGCCCCTACGAACGGTTAAGTCTGCGCGGTTCCACAGTAAGCTGGACAGCCGCCGGAGCCGATAATGCGTTTCAGCTTCACTACCAGCCGCCCACGCCCCTGCCCGATGGCTTGTACACCTTCGAGGTGCGGGGCAGCGACCTGAGCGGCAATCAGGCGGCTCCCTACCAGATTCATTTCACCGTGCAGACGCAGCCCGAGCCACGCGCGGCCACGGCTTACCCTAACCCGTTTGGGCGCCAGACTCGTATTTCGCTGCTGCTATCCGGCCAGACACCGCCCAGCACGGCAACGCTGCGCATCCAGGATCTGACGGGCCGGACGGTCCGGACGCTGACCGTGGCCGGGCGTATCGGGCTGAACGAGTGGGTGTGGGACGGTGCCGATGCCCACGGTACCCGTTTACCCGTCGGATCGTATATTTTCCGCATCGACGCAACCGACTCACCGACGCTGGCCGTACCGCTTACGGGTCGTCTGATCCTGCAACCATGA
- a CDS encoding PadR family transcriptional regulator, with the protein MNIENAQVQMRKGILEFCILHIISRGEVYASDMLDELTSARIMVVEGTLYPLLTRLKNAGLLDYKWVESTSGPPRKYYLLTDLGRMSLEALNDTWLELAESVNAVISKTDQHKKPGNGSVPVEIPVTPITPSSNA; encoded by the coding sequence ATGAATATCGAAAATGCACAGGTGCAGATGCGGAAGGGGATTCTGGAATTCTGCATCCTCCACATCATATCGCGGGGCGAAGTATACGCGTCCGATATGCTCGATGAGCTGACCTCTGCCCGGATTATGGTGGTGGAAGGAACGCTGTACCCCCTGCTGACCCGGCTTAAAAACGCGGGGCTGCTTGACTATAAGTGGGTCGAGTCGACGTCGGGGCCACCGCGTAAGTACTACCTGCTAACCGATCTGGGCCGTATGTCGCTGGAAGCGCTCAACGATACCTGGCTGGAACTGGCGGAGTCTGTCAATGCCGTCATCAGCAAAACCGATCAGCACAAAAAGCCCGGCAACGGGTCGGTTCCGGTCGAGATTCCGGTTACACCAATCACGCCTTCATCCAACGCTTAA
- a CDS encoding PspC domain-containing protein, protein MKKTISINISGVIFHIEEDGYDKLKQYLSSVQQYFSTYEDSQEIVTDIENRIAEKLLAKLKAADKQAVSFEDVNELVATMGSVADFEAVEEEEVLVSSGGRNSATGSRQVPPVGASSATGGSTTGNVPPAGDYGQPRRLVRDLRRKTLGGVAAGLAHYFNVDVVWIRLLFVALVVGFPSLAGASGHNGDVTGPVSGFAVLLYIAMWIALPGSTGIEEDKTMKKFFRNPDDKVLGGVASGIAAYFGVDPGIVRLLFVLGIVLFGVGFLLYVVLWIISPAANTVTEKMEMQGQPITLYNIENSIKQSLNINESPNNETGFTRVLLFPFRAVAMILKGLGSALGPFLNGVVTLIRVLSGVILLLLAFAGMIACLAFLGAAIGLNTVQTGNFPLEMIRADITMPMVLSGVVAGLIPAFGLAVLGVMLITTRPVISSRVALSLAGVWLVALFILGGTVAPLINSFQRRGKVEETVMLNTTGGIPTFALDDSDADWKPSIELEGYEGTAIQLVKKYRSQGSSRDDAQANARQLRYQYSIRDSVVRFDDGVALAPGAHFRAQDLDMTLRIPYGTPFRMTEAFARFIRNEFGSKELDRMEASVWSFTKEDGLTCLNYPRERNRSYDSEDNDVTDLTDEVQSAVSDELGDDFDEIGDHTRQFTVREFSKVDVSGAFVVRFRKGDQYKVVADGSEDDLDDVDVEVTGETVNVSMKKTGVFNWNNRQRIGLTITVPSIDELKLSGASKANLTGFGNYSNLGISMSGACRTVFDGTVQDLSVDLSGASNLVLRGRATKFDAELSGASKIEAEQMEISDARVDASGASHVSLGNVPKLESETSGASKVTRQND, encoded by the coding sequence ATGAAAAAGACCATAAGCATCAATATCAGCGGGGTTATCTTCCACATCGAGGAAGATGGTTACGACAAGCTGAAACAGTACCTGTCGTCGGTGCAGCAATATTTCTCGACCTACGAAGACAGTCAGGAAATTGTGACCGACATCGAAAACCGGATCGCTGAGAAGCTGCTGGCCAAACTTAAAGCGGCTGACAAACAGGCGGTTTCGTTTGAGGACGTTAATGAGCTTGTAGCAACGATGGGCTCCGTTGCCGACTTTGAAGCCGTCGAGGAGGAAGAAGTGCTGGTATCGAGCGGGGGGCGCAACTCGGCTACGGGTAGCCGTCAGGTGCCGCCGGTGGGTGCGTCGTCGGCGACCGGCGGTAGCACGACCGGTAACGTGCCGCCCGCTGGCGACTACGGTCAGCCGCGTCGGCTGGTGCGCGACCTGCGTCGGAAAACGCTGGGTGGTGTTGCCGCCGGACTGGCCCACTATTTCAACGTCGACGTTGTCTGGATTCGGCTGCTGTTCGTTGCGCTGGTCGTGGGCTTCCCGTCGCTGGCGGGGGCCTCGGGGCACAACGGCGATGTTACGGGCCCTGTGTCTGGATTTGCTGTGCTGCTGTACATCGCCATGTGGATTGCGCTGCCGGGTAGCACGGGTATCGAGGAAGACAAGACGATGAAGAAGTTTTTCCGTAACCCCGACGATAAAGTACTGGGGGGCGTAGCATCGGGTATTGCGGCTTATTTCGGCGTCGATCCCGGTATCGTGCGGTTGTTGTTTGTGCTGGGTATCGTGTTGTTTGGCGTTGGTTTCCTGCTGTATGTCGTGCTGTGGATAATTTCTCCGGCGGCAAATACCGTGACCGAGAAAATGGAGATGCAGGGTCAGCCTATCACGCTCTACAACATCGAAAACAGTATCAAACAAAGCCTGAATATCAACGAGTCGCCAAACAACGAAACTGGCTTCACCCGTGTGCTGCTGTTTCCGTTTCGGGCCGTAGCCATGATCCTGAAAGGATTAGGTAGTGCGCTGGGACCGTTTCTGAACGGCGTTGTTACGCTGATTCGGGTATTATCCGGGGTGATACTATTGCTGCTGGCCTTCGCCGGGATGATCGCCTGTCTGGCGTTTCTGGGCGCGGCAATCGGGCTGAACACGGTGCAGACGGGTAATTTTCCCCTGGAGATGATCCGGGCTGATATTACGATGCCGATGGTGCTGTCGGGTGTTGTGGCCGGGCTGATTCCTGCTTTCGGGCTGGCGGTGCTAGGGGTGATGCTCATCACGACGCGGCCGGTGATCAGTAGCCGTGTGGCCCTGTCGCTGGCGGGCGTTTGGCTGGTGGCGCTGTTTATCCTGGGTGGTACAGTTGCCCCACTTATCAATAGCTTCCAACGCCGGGGCAAGGTGGAAGAAACGGTCATGCTCAACACGACCGGTGGAATACCGACGTTCGCACTCGACGATTCAGATGCCGATTGGAAGCCATCAATCGAGTTGGAAGGCTATGAAGGAACGGCGATTCAACTGGTGAAAAAGTACCGCTCGCAGGGTAGTAGCCGTGACGACGCGCAGGCCAATGCCCGGCAACTTCGTTACCAATACAGCATACGGGATTCTGTGGTGCGATTTGACGACGGTGTGGCGCTGGCTCCGGGGGCGCATTTCCGGGCTCAGGACCTCGACATGACGCTGCGTATTCCGTACGGCACGCCCTTTCGGATGACTGAAGCCTTCGCTCGCTTTATACGCAACGAGTTTGGCAGCAAAGAACTCGACCGGATGGAAGCCAGCGTGTGGTCGTTCACGAAAGAAGACGGCCTGACCTGCCTGAATTACCCCCGCGAACGCAACCGTAGCTATGACAGTGAGGACAACGACGTTACCGACCTAACCGATGAAGTACAGAGTGCCGTTTCTGACGAACTGGGCGACGACTTCGATGAAATTGGCGACCACACCCGGCAGTTCACAGTACGCGAATTCTCGAAAGTCGACGTGAGTGGTGCGTTTGTCGTGCGGTTCCGCAAGGGCGATCAGTATAAGGTGGTAGCCGATGGCAGCGAAGACGATCTGGACGATGTCGACGTGGAAGTAACCGGCGAAACGGTCAACGTGTCGATGAAAAAGACGGGGGTGTTCAACTGGAACAACCGGCAGCGCATCGGCCTGACCATCACGGTGCCGTCGATCGACGAACTGAAACTTTCGGGAGCCTCGAAAGCAAACCTGACGGGATTCGGCAACTATAGCAACCTGGGTATTTCGATGAGCGGTGCCTGCCGGACGGTGTTCGACGGTACGGTACAGGATTTGTCAGTTGACCTGTCGGGCGCATCGAATCTTGTGCTGCGGGGCCGGGCTACCAAGTTCGACGCTGAGCTCAGTGGTGCCAGCAAGATCGAAGCGGAGCAGATGGAGATCAGCGACGCCCGCGTCGACGCCAGCGGAGCCAGCCACGTGAGCTTGGGCAACGTCCCCAAACTTGAATCAGAAACCTCCGGCGCGAGCAAAGTAACCCGGCAGAATGATTGA
- a CDS encoding AI-2E family transporter, with amino-acid sequence MVNIYTTKQQRVLLIASLIIIGGFIVFGLSGYISAFLGAGILYVVLLPWFNALAIKRGWNRSLVVTLLILFSLFVIIMPFLTLSLLLVGRIQYYIQHSDQILALAKKIEDLTGYEITSQQNIRTALSQAGTYASRLLPSIAGSTLDFIVIIGLMFFTMWYMFTQKEDFEKGLQKYLPFKKDTQEELGESLKNNVNANVLGQALVCLVQGALTGATLWIFGVPDAPFWGVVSFFMAFIPVLGTPIVWAPAGLIQISEGNTTQGIGILLVGAIVIINIDNLLRIALAKRMGDIHPWITLAGIVLGVPIFGILGLVMGPLLLSYFVVLIKVFERENRSQEKEVIKDKIETQREAAREV; translated from the coding sequence ATGGTCAACATATATACTACTAAACAGCAGCGGGTGCTGCTCATCGCCAGCCTGATTATTATCGGCGGCTTCATCGTTTTCGGACTCAGCGGATATATCTCCGCCTTCCTCGGCGCGGGCATTCTCTACGTCGTGCTACTCCCCTGGTTCAACGCGCTGGCCATCAAGCGTGGCTGGAACCGGTCACTGGTCGTTACGCTGCTGATTCTCTTTTCGCTGTTCGTCATCATCATGCCGTTCCTGACGCTCAGCCTGTTGTTGGTTGGCCGAATTCAGTACTACATCCAGCACAGCGATCAGATTCTGGCCCTGGCTAAGAAAATCGAAGACCTGACTGGGTATGAGATTACCAGCCAGCAAAATATCCGCACGGCACTGTCGCAGGCCGGAACCTATGCCAGCCGACTGCTGCCGTCTATTGCTGGCAGTACCCTGGATTTTATCGTGATTATCGGCCTGATGTTTTTCACGATGTGGTACATGTTTACCCAGAAAGAAGACTTCGAGAAAGGCCTCCAAAAGTACCTGCCGTTCAAAAAAGACACGCAGGAAGAGCTGGGCGAATCACTGAAAAACAACGTCAATGCCAACGTATTGGGGCAGGCACTGGTCTGTCTGGTACAGGGCGCATTGACGGGGGCAACACTCTGGATTTTTGGCGTACCCGACGCGCCCTTCTGGGGAGTCGTTTCGTTCTTTATGGCGTTTATCCCCGTATTGGGGACACCTATTGTCTGGGCACCGGCGGGTCTGATTCAGATTTCTGAGGGCAATACCACGCAGGGTATCGGCATTCTGCTGGTCGGCGCTATCGTCATTATCAACATCGACAACCTGCTGCGCATCGCGCTGGCTAAGCGCATGGGCGACATTCACCCCTGGATTACGCTGGCCGGTATCGTGCTGGGCGTACCTATCTTCGGTATTCTGGGGCTGGTGATGGGGCCGCTATTGCTCTCCTATTTCGTGGTGCTGATCAAAGTGTTCGAACGCGAAAACCGCAGTCAGGAAAAGGAAGTCATTAAAGACAAGATCGAAACCCAGCGCGAAGCCGCGAGGGAGGTGTAA